DNA sequence from the Streptomyces sp. NBC_01497 genome:
GTCCGGTCACCGGCTTCGGCTGCGACGGCATCGTCTGCGCGACCCCGACCGGCTCGACGGCGTACGCGTTCTCGGCGGGCGGGCCCGTCGTCTGGCCGGACGTCGAAGCCCTCCTGATGGTCCCGATCAGCGCGCACGCGCTGTTCGCCAAGCCACTCGTCACCTCACCGACCACGGTCCTGGCCGTGGAGGTGCAGGCGGACGGGCCCCACGGGGTCCTGTGGTGCGACGGCCGCAGGACCGTCGAGCTGCCCGCGGGCGCGCGCGTGGAGGTGCGGCGTGGCGCCGTGCCGGTCCGGCTCGCGCGGCTGCACCACGCGTCGTTCACGGACCGGCTGGTCGCGAAATTCGCACTCCCGGTCTCCGGGTGGCGGGGCGCGCCGAGCTGACGCGGGACCCGTGACGTGGCGGTCGCGGGCCCCCACCTCGTATGGTCATGACCGTGTTGGAGGAAATGCGGATACGGTCGCTCGGTGTCATCGACGACGCCGTGGTCGAGCTGTCGCCCGGCTTCACGGCCGTGACGGGTGAGACCGGCGCCGGTAAGACCATGGTCGTCACCAGCCTCGCGCTGCTGCTCGGCGGGCGTGCCGACGCCGGGCTCGTACGGATCGGCGCCAAGGCCGCCGTCGTGGAGGGCCGGCTCAGACTGCCGCCCGGCGACCCGGTCTCGGCCCGGGCCGAGGAGGCGGGCGCGGAACTGGACGACGGTGCGCTGCTGATCAGCAGAACCGTCTCCGCCGAAGGGCGCTCCCGGGCGCACCTCGGGGGCAGATCCGTGCCGGTGGGGCTGCTCGGCGAACTCGCCGACGACCTCGTCGCCGTGCACGGCCAGACCGACCAGCAGGGGCTGCTGCGCCCGGCCCGGCAGCGCGGCGCGCTCGACCGCTACGCGGGCGGCGCGGTGTCCGTACCGCACGAGAAGTACCTCGGCGCGTACCGGCGGCTGCGGGACGTCGCCGCGGAGCTGGACGAACTGACCACCCGGGCCCGCGAGCGGGCCCAGGAGGCCGACCTGCTGCGCTTCGGGCTCGGCGAGATCGCCGCCGTGGAACCCGTCGCGGGCGAGGACACGGAGCTCTCGGCGGAGGCCGAGCGGCTCGGCAACGCGGAGGCGCTCGCGTCCGCCGCGTCCGTCGCGCACGCCGCGCTGGCTGGCGTGCCGGAGGACCCGGAGGCCGTCGACGCGACGACGCTCGTCGGGGCGGCCGGCCGCGCCCTGGACGCCGTACGCGCACACGACCCCGTCCTCGGCGCACTCGCCGAACGGATGGGGGAGCTGTCCATCCTGCTCACCGACGTGGCGGGCGAACTCGCGGGATACGCCGACAACCTGGACGCGGACCCGTTGCGGCTCGCGGCGGTCGAGGAACGGCGGGCCGCTCTGACCTCGCTCACCAGGAAGTACGGCGCGGACATCACGGCTGTCCTCGCCTGGGCCGAGACGAGCGCGGCGCGGCTGACCGAGCTGGAGGGGGACGACGACCGGATCGGCGAACTGGCGGCCGAACGCGACGTGCTGCGCGACGAACTGTCCGGACTCGCCCAGGCCCTCACCGACGCCCGCGCGGAGGCCGCCGAGCGGTTCGCGGCGGCCGTCACCGAGGAGCTGGCGTCGCTGGCGATGCCGCACGCGCGGGTGTCCTTCGCGATCAGCCAGGTGCCGGCCGAGGACGGCATCGAGGTCGACGGGCGCACGGTCGCGTACGGAGCGCACGGGGCGGACGAGGTGGAGCTGCTGCTCGCCCCGCACCCCGGCGCCCAGCCCCGGCCCATCGCGCGCGGCGCGTCCGGCGGTGAGCTGTCGCGGGTCATGCTCGCGGTGGAGGTCGTGTTCGCGGGCTCCGACCCGGTGCCCACGTACCTCTTCGACGAGGTCGACGCGGGCGTCGGCGGCAAGGCCGCCGTGGAGGTGGGCCGGCGCCTCGCCAAGCTCGCCAGGTCGGCGCAGGTCGTGGTGGTCACGCACCTGCCCCAGGTGGCGGCCTTCGCGGACCGGCAGTTGCTGGTGGAGAAGACGAACGACGGGTCGGTCACGCGGTCCGGGGTCACGGTGCTGGAGGGCGAGGACCGGGTGCGGGAACTGTCCCGGATGCTCGCGGGCCAGTCCGACTCGTCCTCGGCCAGGGCCCACGCGGAGGAACTCCTGGCGGCCGCGCGGGACGACGCGTAACGCGGGGACGGGATCCGGGACGCCGGGCCCGGGCACATCCTGCCGGGACCGGCGGGCGCCGTGACGGACAGGCGCCGGGACGGCCAGGTGTCGAGAGGGACCGGCCGCGGGACGGACCCGACGCCGCCCACCACCGCCACGGCCGTCCCGGGCCGGCGGACTTCGGGGCCGGCCCCGGGCGATCGCCCGCGGCGGGGCCCGGGAGCGGTCCCCGGCCCCGGGGTTCGTACAGTGACGTCCATGGTCGTCGCGCGTGTGCCCCGCAGCCTTGCCCTGGGAGTGTCGTACGGGCTCTCCCGGGTCTTCGGGCAGGCCCTGCCGGGGGCCCTCGCCGCGGGCGCCGTGGACCCGGCCGCCGGGGCCGCGGTCGTGGGCGCCGCGCTAGCGCCCCGCGTGCCGGGGGCGCTCGTCGCCGGCGCCGTCGTCGCCGGGGTGCTCATGAAGCGGCGGCCACTCGACCGGGCGCTCGCCGCCGTCGTCATCGCCGGAGCCGCCCACTGCGTGCGCCTCGTGGACCGCCGGCCCGGCCGGGCGGTGCTGGCCACCGCCGCGTTCGCCGCGCCCGGCCTGCTGCGGCGGGACGGGGCGCTCGCCGCGGTGCCGCTCGGCGCGGCCTGCGCCGTCGTGGTGGACGACCTCGCCGAGGAGAGCACCCTCGGCGCGAGCGGCGCGTACGCGCTCGGCGCGGCCCTCGGCGTGGCGGTCGTCGCGACCAACGGGCGGTTCGGACTTGCCGCGCACGCCCTGGGAGCCGCGGCCGGGACGGCGTACGGTGAGTGGTCCGCCCTTCACCCGAACGGGTGATCCGGTCGGCAGGGTGGCGGGCCGGCGAGCTGGCATCCTTGAGAGCGATTCCGCATCCGATCTCGAACCCGGGAGTCCCGACAGGTGGCACCGCTGCGTACGGTCCAGGTGCTCGGCGGCGGCAGCGCCGGCAGCAGCGCGCACGTCAGGTCCCTCGCGGGGGGACTGGTCGCCCGCGGTGTACGGGTGACGGTGTGCGCGCCCGACGACGTCGAGCGGGCCTACGACTTCCACGCCTGCGGTGCCCGGCACCTCCCTGTGCCGCGCCGCGGTGATCCGGTGTCGGTGGCAGCGCTGCGCGCCGCCTGCGCGGGGGCCGACGTCGTGCACGCGCACGGGCTGCACGCGGCGGCCAGGACCGCCTTCGCCCTCGGCGGCCGGCCCGTGCCGCTGGTCGTCACCTGGCACACCCGCGCGGTCGGGGACGGCGCTCGCGGAGCGCTTGCCGGGTTGCTGGAGCGAAGGGCCCTGCGCGCGGCGTCCGTGGTGTTCGCGACCTCGTCCGACCTGGTCGACACGGCCCGCTCCCGGGGCGCCCGTGACGTGCGGCTCGCGCCGCTCGCCGTGCCGGCCCCGCGGCCGCCGGGCGCGATGGGCGCCGACAGCAAGGCGCGCGCCGAACTCGGCGCCGTGGAGCGGCCCCTGGTGATGGCGGTCGGCAGCCTCGTGCCGGAGCGTGGCCACGACGTCCTGCTGGACGCGGTGGCGTTGTGGCGCACGCACGGCCTCGACCCGCTGCCGCTTGTGGTTGTCGCGGGCGAGGGACGCCAGCGGGCGGCCCTCCAACGCCGCGTCGACCGCGAGGACTTGCCGGTCCTCTTCCTCGGCAGCCGCGAGGACGTCGCCGATCTGCTCGCCGCCGCCGACGTGGCCGTGCTGCCCAGTCGCTGGGAGTCCCGTTCCCTGCTCGCCCAGGAGGCCCTGCGGATCGGGGTGCCGCTCGTCGCCACCGCCGTGGGCGGTGTGCCCGAACTGGTGGGCCGCGCCGCGGAGCTCGTACCGTACGGAGACCCCGGGGCCCTGTCCGTGGCGCTGATGCGGCTGCTCGCCGACCCGGGGCGGCGGGCCGAACTCGCGGGCGCCGGGCGGGCGCAGGCCGCGACCTGGCCCACCGAGGACGAGACGGTCACCCAGGTCCTCAGCGTCTACGACGAACTGGTCCACCCGCTCGGCGCGTAGCCGCTTCCCGGCGCCCGCGCGGGGGCTGCGCGCCCCCGGACCGGCTCGGGGTCCGTCAGGGCGTGTGGGGGCGCGCCCGCAGGGCCAGGCTCAGCGTCAGCACGGTCCCCGGGTCGTCCAGGTCGCGGCCCAGCAACTCCCCGATACGCGCGAGCCTGTTGTAGAGGGTCTGCCGGTTCAGGTGCAGCGCGCGGGCCGTCTCCGCCTTGCGGCCCGCGTGGGCGAGGTAGGTCTCCAGCGTCGCCAGCAGCGCGGGCCGCGCGGTCCTGTCGTGCGCCAGCAGCGGGCCGATCGCGCGCTCCACGAAGGCCGCCAGGTCCGGGTGTTCGCGCAGCCGCCACAGCAGCAGGTCGATGTCGAGTCCGCGCGCGTCGTACCAGAGCCGGTCACCGGGCCCGTGCGCCGCCGCGGCCGTCTGAGCCGCGTGGCGCAGCCCCGCGCCCGCCGCCGCCCAGCCGCCCGCCATGCCGACGACGACCACCGGAGGAGCGGAGCCCGTCCGTTCCAGGCCCGCCCGCTCGACCCCGGCGCGCAGCGCCGTCGCGACCCGGTCCGCCACCGCCGCGCGCTCCGGCTCCGCGCGCAGTCCCAGCAGCAGCGGCACCCGGCCCTCCACCGGCCGCACCCCGAGCAGCACCGGCACACCCACGGAGGTGAGTTCCTCCAGCACGGCCCGCGCCAGCACCGCCCAGTTGCCGGACGGGGCCGGCTCCGGGGCGAGCCGCATCACCACCGGCAGCAGCGGCCCCGCGCCCGGCCGGAAGCCGAGCACCCCGGCCCGGCCCGGAGCGTCCTCGGGCCGGACGCGGCCCTCCGCGAGGTCCGTGAGGAAATCGCCCCTGCCGCGTGCCGCGAGCTCCTCCTCCAGGCGTGCCTGCATCAGCACCACCGCCAGGGTGCCCGCCGCCCGCTCGGCCGCCAGCCGGTGCACCTGGGTGAGCGGCGCCGACACGGCCGGCATCACCAGGCGCGCCCGTACGGCCCCGGTGCCCTGCCCGCCGCCCGCCACGTCCACCAGTACCGATCCGGCGGGCGGGCCCGACCTGCGGGCCGCCGGCGCGCCCCGCAGGCTCTGCCAGACGTCCAGCGGGGCGGCGGCCGGCGTGGCACCCGGCGCGGTCCCCGGCGCCGCCGCGTACAGCAACTGCCCCTCGGCACTCTCCAGGAAGACGGGCCCGGCGCGGAAGTCCGCGAGGATCCGCAGGACCCGGGGGATGCCGCCGCCCCCGAGGAGCGCCTGCGTACAGCGGCGGTGCACCTCCTCCGCCTGCCGCAGCAGCGCGTAGTGGCTGTTGACGATCTCGGTGTGCACCTCCTCCGTCACCGACACGAACGCGACCTCGCGGTGCAGCTGCACGAGGGGGAGCCGCGCCGCGCGGGCCGTCTCGACCAAGGTCTCCGGCAGCCGCTCGAAGCGCGCTCCGAGCTCCACCACCAGCGCGGCGATGCCGCGTTCCGCGAGGCGCCGCACGAACGCGCGCTGATCGGCCGGGCGGGTGCCGAGCCCGAGCCCCGTCGTCAGCAGCAGCTCACCGCCCTTGAGGAGCGAGGCGATGTTCGGCACCTCACCCGCGTGCACCCAGCGCACCGTACGGTCGAGATGCTCGGCGCCCACGACGACTTCGGGCAGGCCGCCGCGCAGTCCCGGCAGGTCCAGAGCCTGCCGTACGGTGATGCCGCCCTGAGCCTCCATGCCGGGACCCTACCCGCGGGCCCGCGGGTGGGGACATCCCCCTCGGGCGCCCGGCGCGGAACGCCCGATGCGGTATCCGAGCGTGCGTGCCGGGCGCCCGTCCGGACGTCCCGGGTCCGTCCGGACGCCCCAGGCAGCGGGCCTCCGTCCCACCGCGGTGCCTGCCCGGTGAATCATGGAGCCGGTACATCCGACCGAGGGTCCGAGGCAGCCGGCAAGCAGGTCCGCCGCCGTGCGTCCCTCCGCCAGTGGAACGAGAACGACATGCCTCTCAGCGGCACCTACCAGCCGAGCCCGGACCGGTTCGCGAGCGACCAGGTCGCGTTGTACGAGAGCTCAGGGGGCACGGCGGGAACGACGCTCCAGGGCAGGCCCGTGATCATCCTCACCAGCCTCGGCGCCAGGAGCGGCAAGATCCGCAAGACCCCGCTGATGCGGGTGGAGCACGCAGGGACGTACGCCGTGGTGGCCTCGCAGGGCGGTGCGCCCCAGCACCCCACCTGGTACCACAACCTGGTCGCGCATCCGGGGGCCGAGCTCCAGGACGGCGCGGTGCGCCAGGACGTGACGGCCCGCAGGGCCGAGGGCGAGGAGCGGGACCTGTGGTGGTCCCGCGCGGTCGAGGCGTGGCCGGACTACGCCGAATACCAGACGCAGACGGACCGGGTGATCCCCGTCTTCGTGCTGGAGCCGGCGGCCGACGCCGGCTGACTCCGGGCGTCACGGGCGGGGCCGGCGGGGCCCTGCCCCCATACGAGGGGCGGCGAGGGCCACGGGAGGCGCGGCCCGGGCCGCTCCGGGGCGTGCGCACCGCAACCGCACGCACGCCCGTGGCCGTTCGATCCCCGGCCCCGTGAGCGGCCCCGGCCTCCTGCAGGTTCTCGTTCCCCATGTTCTCTGGCAGAGCCCTGACCAGTGGATTTCATGGTCATCTCACTCCGTGGCCACTGGTCGTCATCCACTGGCCGTGTCCGTTTCCTCATGCGGTGGTCGGGGCAGCGCACCGGCGGCAGCGCAGGGTCTCGACAGCGCCGTTATGGCGTGCAGTCCTCAAGCAGCGCTCATCCGTGCGCGGTCGTCGCGTCACGGGCGGGGCCGCGTGGCGAAGTCCGCCGCGCCCAGGCCGGCGGCGAGTTCGGCAACTGCCTCCCGGATGCGGGCCGGCAGGCCGATGGGGTCCGGCTGGTCGGTCCAGCGTTCGAACGCGGTGCGGAAGATGGCGACGCCGACCTCCGCGAGCAGCGTCGCCTCCGATGCGGCGGTGCCTCGGTCCCGCA
Encoded proteins:
- a CDS encoding nitroreductase family deazaflavin-dependent oxidoreductase produces the protein MPLSGTYQPSPDRFASDQVALYESSGGTAGTTLQGRPVIILTSLGARSGKIRKTPLMRVEHAGTYAVVASQGGAPQHPTWYHNLVAHPGAELQDGAVRQDVTARRAEGEERDLWWSRAVEAWPDYAEYQTQTDRVIPVFVLEPAADAG
- a CDS encoding glycosyltransferase family 4 protein; translated protein: MAPLRTVQVLGGGSAGSSAHVRSLAGGLVARGVRVTVCAPDDVERAYDFHACGARHLPVPRRGDPVSVAALRAACAGADVVHAHGLHAAARTAFALGGRPVPLVVTWHTRAVGDGARGALAGLLERRALRAASVVFATSSDLVDTARSRGARDVRLAPLAVPAPRPPGAMGADSKARAELGAVERPLVMAVGSLVPERGHDVLLDAVALWRTHGLDPLPLVVVAGEGRQRAALQRRVDREDLPVLFLGSREDVADLLAAADVAVLPSRWESRSLLAQEALRIGVPLVATAVGGVPELVGRAAELVPYGDPGALSVALMRLLADPGRRAELAGAGRAQAATWPTEDETVTQVLSVYDELVHPLGA
- a CDS encoding PucR family transcriptional regulator, translated to MEAQGGITVRQALDLPGLRGGLPEVVVGAEHLDRTVRWVHAGEVPNIASLLKGGELLLTTGLGLGTRPADQRAFVRRLAERGIAALVVELGARFERLPETLVETARAARLPLVQLHREVAFVSVTEEVHTEIVNSHYALLRQAEEVHRRCTQALLGGGGIPRVLRILADFRAGPVFLESAEGQLLYAAAPGTAPGATPAAAPLDVWQSLRGAPAARRSGPPAGSVLVDVAGGGQGTGAVRARLVMPAVSAPLTQVHRLAAERAAGTLAVVLMQARLEEELAARGRGDFLTDLAEGRVRPEDAPGRAGVLGFRPGAGPLLPVVMRLAPEPAPSGNWAVLARAVLEELTSVGVPVLLGVRPVEGRVPLLLGLRAEPERAAVADRVATALRAGVERAGLERTGSAPPVVVVGMAGGWAAAGAGLRHAAQTAAAAHGPGDRLWYDARGLDIDLLLWRLREHPDLAAFVERAIGPLLAHDRTARPALLATLETYLAHAGRKAETARALHLNRQTLYNRLARIGELLGRDLDDPGTVLTLSLALRARPHTP
- the recN gene encoding DNA repair protein RecN; amino-acid sequence: MTVLEEMRIRSLGVIDDAVVELSPGFTAVTGETGAGKTMVVTSLALLLGGRADAGLVRIGAKAAVVEGRLRLPPGDPVSARAEEAGAELDDGALLISRTVSAEGRSRAHLGGRSVPVGLLGELADDLVAVHGQTDQQGLLRPARQRGALDRYAGGAVSVPHEKYLGAYRRLRDVAAELDELTTRARERAQEADLLRFGLGEIAAVEPVAGEDTELSAEAERLGNAEALASAASVAHAALAGVPEDPEAVDATTLVGAAGRALDAVRAHDPVLGALAERMGELSILLTDVAGELAGYADNLDADPLRLAAVEERRAALTSLTRKYGADITAVLAWAETSAARLTELEGDDDRIGELAAERDVLRDELSGLAQALTDARAEAAERFAAAVTEELASLAMPHARVSFAISQVPAEDGIEVDGRTVAYGAHGADEVELLLAPHPGAQPRPIARGASGGELSRVMLAVEVVFAGSDPVPTYLFDEVDAGVGGKAAVEVGRRLAKLARSAQVVVVTHLPQVAAFADRQLLVEKTNDGSVTRSGVTVLEGEDRVRELSRMLAGQSDSSSARAHAEELLAAARDDA